In the Clostridia bacterium genome, ACTGACTTGAGCCTCCTGTTGCCAAGGTGGTCGATGTCGTCAGTGACACCGATGCCGTGCTGCAAGTTGATCAGATAGCTGACCGCGGCGACCACGTCCTGAGGAGTGATCACCTTGACGTCAGCAACCCTGTATCCGTTTCCAAGTATCTTGACTTCATCGCGGGATCCATCAGCCGGACCAACGTACGCCTCAGTGAAATGGATACGGTGCTCCAGGTCACGGATGAGTTCCGCTTTCCGCGCGGTAACGCGCTCCTCGGCTTCGACTACGTTTCCGGTCGGCGTTCCGAGGATCTCCCCGGTGTTTGGATCGATCCCGACGCCGCGGATCTCCCCGGTGTCGGTGTCAACCGAAAGGCCGGACGCAGGATCGCCTATCGCACGGGAGACAGTTTGCCCTATGAGCCTGTCAGCCAGCTCAAGTTTCTTGTTCAGCTTGTAGCGGCCTACGCCTGCCAGATCGTACCTCTTGGGGTCGAAGAAAAGCGACTCAAACAGGGATCTCGCACTCTCCACGGCAGGAGGCTCCCCTGGGCGCAGCCTCTTGTAGATCTCCACAAGGGCCTCATCTTCACTGTTCGAGCTGTCGCGCTCGAGCGTATTGAGGATGAACTCATTCTCGCCGAACAGGTCCATGATCTTCTGGGTGGTGCCATATCCGAGCGCGCGCAGAAGCACCGTTACGGGGATTCTCCTGGTGCGGTCCACCTTAACCCATGCCACCCCCGACGCGTCAGTCTCAAACTCGAGCCACGCGCCGCGGTTGGGAATTATGCTGGCTGTGTAGATGGTCTTCCCGGAAGTGTCCTTTGCAGCATCGAAGTAGGCGCCAGGGGACCTAACAAGCTGGCTGACTATTACCCGCTCCGCCCCATTTATGACGAAGGTGCCCTTATCGGTCATTAGGGGGAAGTCGCCCATGAACACTTCCTGTTCCTTGACCTCTCCAGTCTCCTTGTTGATGAGCCTTACCTTCACCTTCAAAGGAGCCGCAAACGTCACGTCCCGCTGCTTGCACTCTTCCTCTTCGTACTTAGGCTCCCCGAGCGAGTACCCGGTGAACTCAAGGACTAGGTTCCCGGTGAAATCCTGGACTGGCGAGATGTCATGAAACGTCTCTAGCAGCCCCTCATCGAGAAACCACCGGTAGGACTTCTGCTGGATCTCAATGAGGTTAGGAACCTCAAGCACGTCCGGTATCTTCGAAAACGAGTGCCTCTCCCGCCTCACCGGTCTCTCCGCAATGTCCATGCTACCCACCCTGCTTCCTTGTATGATTCCCGGGCATAACGAATAGCGCGGACCTTGCTGACTTTTGGCTCCTCCCTCCAGTCATATCCGCGCTGAAAGAATTAGATCAAACCTCTAAGTAGCATGCGTGTTTCCTTGTCCCCTTATGCTTGATGATCCTAGGGGATCGACATGCTGTCCCCTTGTGACAATAACCTATGTTATCACAAACGGGGACGGCGGTCAACCCCAGGAACGTGACCCAAGGAACGGACAATTGCACGTTCCAGCCCCAACTGAGCTCAGATCGACGCCAAACCAGAGGAAGTCGGGGGGGCTTCCGGACCATCTCCGAGCCGAAGCTGCAGTCTGGCCCGGAAGCAGCATCCCGACGCATGCCCATGAGTGATGATTACTTGATCTCGATCTGGGCCCCAGCCTCGGCGAGCTTCTTCTTTATCTCCTCGGCCTCTTCCTTCTTGACGCCCTCCTTCACGGGCTTGGGGGCGTTGTCGACTAGGTCCTTAGCTTCCTTCAGGCCGAGCCCGGTGAGCTCGCGGACGACCTTGAGCACGGGGATCTTCTTGTCTCCGGCACTGATGAGGATCACGTCGAACTCGGTCTTCTCCTCCACCTCAACGGCAGGGCCAGCGGCAGCAGGGGCGGCGGCGACTGCCATCGGCATCGCGGCGCTCACTCCGAACTTCTCCTCAAGGGCCTTCACCAGGTCGGAGAGCTCAAGAACGTTCATGGATTCAATAGCGGCAAGGATCTCTTCCATATTCATCGGGTGGTTCCTCCCTCTTACTGAGCCTCGACGGCAGAAGCTCCGCCGCCGGCCTCTTCCTTTTGCTTCCTAACAGCCTCTAGGGTCCATACTAGCTTACGCGCAGGGCCGGATAG is a window encoding:
- the rplL gene encoding 50S ribosomal protein L7/L12: MNMEEILAAIESMNVLELSDLVKALEEKFGVSAAMPMAVAAAPAAAGPAVEVEEKTEFDVILISAGDKKIPVLKVVRELTGLGLKEAKDLVDNAPKPVKEGVKKEEAEEIKKKLAEAGAQIEIK